The genomic window CTCTTCCTCTGAAACGATACCTGGCGTATATGAGATCATCCCGGTGCCTTCAACCCCATTCGCGACCACCCACATATATTCACCCGCCTGCCGATTCTTCATCAATGGATTATGGAAATTTCGTGGACCCGGATCAAGGGCTGCGCCTGCAATCCCATCACCTTTTCCCTCATTTCCGTGGCAGGTAAAACAGGTTGCCTTACCCACAAAGAGCGCTTTGCCCTTCGCAATATTTTCAGGGGTGGATTTGAAGGGATTGGTCCACTCCCTGGCCTCATCCATTTCATCTTCCGGGACACGGGCCGTACCCACATCTTTCTCGACCCCTGCCTCAGACCTGGCGAAATTGACACTGAATATTGTGGTGGCAAACAGGGCTAACGCTAT from Candidatus Manganitrophaceae bacterium includes these protein-coding regions:
- a CDS encoding cytochrome c, with the translated sequence MDEAREWTNPFKSTPENIAKGKALFVGKATCFTCHGNEGKGDGIAGAALDPGPRNFHNPLMKNRQAGEYMWVVANGVEGTGMISYTPGIVSEEEAALIILFEMSLRK